The DNA window TATCGCCAGGTCTCGATCGGCGACTAGCACGCGGGGCAGACGAGCCCTCCTCATACCACCCAAGATTAGCGAGGTCACAGCATGGCAGAGACAGACGAGCACACCCACGACCACGCCTGCGAGGCGGGCGGCTGCCACATCCCCGTGGGCGAGGCGCCCGAGAACATCCCCGAGGAGGAGCTGCTCTATGACCTCGCGGACCTGTTCAAGGTCTTCTCGGACACCACGCGCATCAAGATCCTGTTCACGCTCATGGGTCGCGAGCTGTGCGTGGCAGACATCGCCGACGAGACGGGCACCACGCAGAGCGCCGTCTCCCACCAGCTGCGCACGCTCAAGCAGGCGCACCTCGTGAAGTTCGAGCGAGACGGCCGCAACATCGTCTACTCGCTCGCCGACGACCACGTCTACACCATGCT is part of the Parolsenella massiliensis genome and encodes:
- a CDS encoding metalloregulator ArsR/SmtB family transcription factor, which gives rise to MAETDEHTHDHACEAGGCHIPVGEAPENIPEEELLYDLADLFKVFSDTTRIKILFTLMGRELCVADIADETGTTQSAVSHQLRTLKQAHLVKFERDGRNIVYSLADDHVYTMLNVGLSHICE